TCCCTCCCCTTAAAAAAACAAATCCCCGCCATAAAGACAGGGATTTTTTTGAATTAAAGAGTCAACTTTCAGACTCTAAATCCTAATCAGAACTGATAAAGGCGAATCAATCTTCTGCTTCAAAACGTTCCAGCAATTTTTCTTTTACATTAGGCGTGACAAAATCAGAAATATCACCGCCCAACTTGCCGATCTCTTTGACAAAACGAGAAGAAATAAACTGACATTTATCAGAGGCCATCAAAAACACCGTTTCAATGTCCGGGGATAAATGGGAGTTCATCCCCGCCATCTGAAATTCATATTCGAAATCAGAAACCGCACGCAAGCCCCGCACAATGGTCTTCGCCCCTTGGTCCTTGGCAAAGTTCATCAACAGACTTTCAAAAGGCTTGACTTCAATTGTCGCCCCGGTCCGTTTCATAATCGCAGGCAGCTCATGTTCCACCATGGCAACACGTTCTTCCAGGGAAAAAAGCGGCCCCTTGCCCCGATTGATGGCAACAGCAAGGATCAAATGATCCACGATATTGGTTGCACGTTCAATAATGTCGAGATGGCCGTTGGTAACCGGGTCAAAAGTCCCCGGATACACACCGATACGTTTCTTACCCATAACTCGATAACTCCATTAAAGCATAAAGCGGATAAGGGACGCTCAGGCTTACACCTTAAGCGCCCTCAACAGTGTTGTTATTCTCTTCGGCTGCTGCCTGTTCACCAGTTTCCTCAGCAGCGGGGGATTCTTCTTCCCCCTCGCCTTCACTATCATCGCCCATATCGCGGAAACAGCTAACGGACACAACGCTTTCGCCATCAGCGACACGGAACAAGGTCACACCTTGCGTTTTGCGTCCTGCAATGCGAACTTCGCCAACACCTGTGCGGATCAATTGCCCCCCATCAGTCACCATGATGATTTCATCTTCGGCTTCAACCGGGAAGGAAGCCGCAACTTTACCATTGCGTTCCGACATTTCGATATTAGCAATCCCCTTACCGCCACGCCCGGTGGTGCGATATTCAAAGGAAGAAGAGCGTTTGCCAAAGCCACGTTCCGTAACGGTCAACAGGAACTCTTCTTTTTCTTCCATTTCGGCAATTTGTTCGTCGCTCAAAATACCTTTATCCGGTGTTTCACCCTCTGCACGAACAGCCTTGGAATACCGCAGATACGCATCGCGTTCTTCTGAAGTCCAATCCCCGCCATTCAAAATGGACATAGAGATCACATTATCCCCCTCACCCAAGCGGATACCACGCACACCAGTGGAATTACGCCCCGCAAAGACACGAATATCTTCAACCTTAAAGCGGATACACTGACCATCACGCGTTGTCAGGAAGACATGATCTTCCGGCTTACAAACGGAAACAGCCACCATGGAATCACCCTCATCCAGCTTCATGGCAATCTTGCCATTGGCTTTCACATTGGTGAAATCGGACAACAGGTTACGACGCGCCCCGCCCGATGCGGTAGAGAACATGATATGCATGTCCTTGGCCTGGCTTTCATCTTCCGGCAACTCCATCACGGTTGAAATGGTTTCGCCTTCATCCAGTGGCAACAGGTTGACCATCGCCTTACCCTTGGACTGTGGATTGCCCAGCGGCAGTTTATAGACTTTCATCTTATAAACCATGCCTGTGGAGCTAAAGAACAACAGCGGCGTATGGGTATTGGCGACAAAGACATTTTCAACGATATCTTCGTCTTTGGTGCTCATGCCTGAACGCCCCTTACCACCGCGACGTTGCGCACGGTACGTATCCAGCGGCACACGTTTGATGTAACCGGAACTTGTCACCGTCACAACCATATCTTCGCGTTGGATCAGGTCTTCAATATCATGTTCGAATTCTGCTTCCTGAATTTCAGAGCGACGCGGTGTAGCAAACTGGGCATGCATGTCCAGCAGCTCGTTGCGCATCAAGGTCATCAGTTTTTCACGCGAACGCAGGATAGAGAGATATTCTTCGATCTGATCGCCCAACTCACGTAAATCACCCGCGATCTTTTCACGTTCCAGCCCCGTCAAACGGTGCAGGCGCAGTTCCAGAATCGCTTTGGCCTGTGTTTCAGACAACATATAAGAGCCATCAACCACCTGACGGTCCGGTTCATCCAGCAATTGGATCAACGGTTCAACCTGACCTGCGCGCCATTTACGGTCCATCAACTGGGCACGGGCCGTTTGCGGGTCCGGTGCGGCGCGGATCAACTCAATCACCTCGTCGATATTTTCAACGGCCACAGCCAAACCAGCCAAGACATGAGCCTTGTCACGCGCCTTACCCAGTTCATAAATGGTACGGCGTGTAATAACCTCTTCACGGAACTCAAGGAAAGCCTGCAGGATTTTCTTCAAATCCATCTGTTCCGGCTTGCCTTTATTCAGGGCCAGCATATTGACACCAAAGCTGGTTTGCAGCGGTGTAAATTTAAACAGCTGGTTCAGAACGATTTCCGGCTGGTGGCCTTTTTTGATTTCAACAACCACGCGTACGCCTTGGCGATCAGATTCATCACGCAGATCACCAATGCCCTCGATCTTCTTATCACGCACCAGCGCCGCCATCTGTTCGATCATGCGCGCCTTGTTGACCTGATAGGGGATCTCGGTGATGATAATCGCCATACGGTCTTTGCGAATTTCTTCAATCGCCGTTTTACCGCGCATCACCACAGAACCGCGACCTGTATGGAAAGCAGAACGCAACCCAGTTTGCCCCAGGATAATCCCGCCAGTTGGGAAATCCGGGCCAAAGACATAATCACGGATCAAATCATCAATGGTCAGATTCGGATTATCAATCAAGGCACAACAGGCATCAATCAACTCCCCCAAGTTATGAGGCGGGATATTTGTTGCCATACCAACGGCAATACCACCTGCACCATTCACCAGCAGGTTCGGATATTGCGCGGGCAGAACAGAAGGTTCCAGCGTGGTATCGTCATAGTTGGCTTTAAAATCAACCGTGTCTTTATCAATATCAGCGATGAGGTTATGAGCCGCCTTATCCATACGCGCTTCGGTATAACGCATAGCTGCTGGTGGATCACCATCCATGGAACCAAAGTTCCCTTGCCCGTCAATCAAGGGCAAACGCATGGAGAAATCCTGCGCCATACGAACCATGGCATCATAAATCGCGCTATCGCCATGGGGGTGGTATTTACCCATCACATCCCCGACGATACGAGCCGATTTACGGAAAGGCTTGTTATATTCGTAGCCACCTTCCTTCATGGCATAGAGAATGCGCCGGTGAACCGGCTTCAACCCGTCACGTACATCCGGCAACGCACGCGAAACAATTACACTCATGGCATAATCGAGATAGCTGCTGCGCATTTCATCTTCAATGGAAACCGGGGCAATATCCATGCCCGAAGGCGTCTGTTCGTTGTCGCTCGTCAATTGAGTAACCCAATCTATTTATTTGCGTCTTTGAAGGCCGAAGTTT
This sequence is a window from Terasakiella sp. SH-1. Protein-coding genes within it:
- the coaD gene encoding pantetheine-phosphate adenylyltransferase produces the protein MGKKRIGVYPGTFDPVTNGHLDIIERATNIVDHLILAVAINRGKGPLFSLEERVAMVEHELPAIMKRTGATIEVKPFESLLMNFAKDQGAKTIVRGLRAVSDFEYEFQMAGMNSHLSPDIETVFLMASDKCQFISSRFVKEIGKLGGDISDFVTPNVKEKLLERFEAED
- the gyrA gene encoding DNA gyrase subunit A, whose protein sequence is MDIAPVSIEDEMRSSYLDYAMSVIVSRALPDVRDGLKPVHRRILYAMKEGGYEYNKPFRKSARIVGDVMGKYHPHGDSAIYDAMVRMAQDFSMRLPLIDGQGNFGSMDGDPPAAMRYTEARMDKAAHNLIADIDKDTVDFKANYDDTTLEPSVLPAQYPNLLVNGAGGIAVGMATNIPPHNLGELIDACCALIDNPNLTIDDLIRDYVFGPDFPTGGIILGQTGLRSAFHTGRGSVVMRGKTAIEEIRKDRMAIIITEIPYQVNKARMIEQMAALVRDKKIEGIGDLRDESDRQGVRVVVEIKKGHQPEIVLNQLFKFTPLQTSFGVNMLALNKGKPEQMDLKKILQAFLEFREEVITRRTIYELGKARDKAHVLAGLAVAVENIDEVIELIRAAPDPQTARAQLMDRKWRAGQVEPLIQLLDEPDRQVVDGSYMLSETQAKAILELRLHRLTGLEREKIAGDLRELGDQIEEYLSILRSREKLMTLMRNELLDMHAQFATPRRSEIQEAEFEHDIEDLIQREDMVVTVTSSGYIKRVPLDTYRAQRRGGKGRSGMSTKDEDIVENVFVANTHTPLLFFSSTGMVYKMKVYKLPLGNPQSKGKAMVNLLPLDEGETISTVMELPEDESQAKDMHIMFSTASGGARRNLLSDFTNVKANGKIAMKLDEGDSMVAVSVCKPEDHVFLTTRDGQCIRFKVEDIRVFAGRNSTGVRGIRLGEGDNVISMSILNGGDWTSEERDAYLRYSKAVRAEGETPDKGILSDEQIAEMEEKEEFLLTVTERGFGKRSSSFEYRTTGRGGKGIANIEMSERNGKVAASFPVEAEDEIIMVTDGGQLIRTGVGEVRIAGRKTQGVTLFRVADGESVVSVSCFRDMGDDSEGEGEEESPAAEETGEQAAAEENNNTVEGA